From a single Aggregatilinea lenta genomic region:
- a CDS encoding MBL fold metallo-hydrolase, protein MTYHAFDVGKFRCVVVPDGRSELPAMEIAAVFPPEYRDEILASQPAREFDLNCLLVESEDQLILFDTGKGTLDPDHSPQLLTNLSEAGVTPADIDIVVLTHGHGDHIGGVVDDAGRLAFPQARHLMTRLDWDYWVGPALRPSSERCLFPLRDSITFIQPDDLIAPGVRALAAPGHTPGHIGAAIESQGEMLIHVVDAIHHSVQMAHPGWSPRFDVDPVVSAQTRRALLERAATERCTLMAYHFGFPGLGTVRAQGEGFVFAPVA, encoded by the coding sequence ATGACCTATCACGCGTTCGATGTGGGAAAGTTCCGGTGTGTCGTAGTACCCGATGGCCGCAGCGAGCTACCGGCCATGGAAATCGCGGCAGTGTTTCCGCCTGAATACCGGGACGAGATCCTGGCATCACAGCCAGCGCGGGAGTTCGATCTGAACTGCCTTTTGGTCGAGAGTGAGGACCAGTTGATCCTGTTTGATACCGGTAAGGGCACGCTCGATCCCGATCATTCACCTCAACTGCTCACCAACCTGAGCGAGGCAGGTGTGACGCCAGCGGATATCGACATCGTAGTACTCACGCATGGGCACGGCGATCATATTGGCGGCGTGGTCGACGACGCGGGGCGGCTGGCGTTCCCACAAGCGCGCCACCTGATGACGCGCCTGGATTGGGACTACTGGGTCGGCCCGGCGCTGCGCCCCAGCTCTGAGCGCTGCCTGTTCCCATTGCGCGATAGCATCACCTTCATCCAGCCGGATGATCTCATCGCGCCAGGGGTGCGCGCATTAGCAGCCCCAGGGCACACACCGGGACACATCGGCGCAGCGATCGAATCGCAAGGCGAGATGCTGATCCACGTCGTGGACGCCATCCACCATTCAGTTCAGATGGCGCACCCCGGCTGGTCGCCGCGTTTTGATGTCGATCCGGTCGTTTCTGCCCAAACGCGCCGTGCGCTGTTGGAGCGGGCCGCCACAGAACGCTGCACCCTGATGGCGTATCACTTCGGGTTTCCAGGGCTGGGAACCGTCCGCGCACAGGGGGAGGGCTTCGTGTTTGCGCCCGTAGCTTAA